A stretch of Nitrospira sp. DNA encodes these proteins:
- the cfa gene encoding cyclopropane fatty acyl phospholipid synthase has protein sequence MHAQHTVQELLERAQVHINGTQPGDIQVHHDQFYDRILAEGSLGLGESYMDGWWDANRLDEFFFRIHAVELDKAVRDTRLILNGFKARLFNMQTPSRSKLVAQRHYDLSNEFYAQMLGPSMQYTCAYWKGVKSLEEAQEQKLDVICRKLQLQKGDRVLELGCGWGGFAHFAASNYGCSVVAHNISEQQVAYARRWCAGLPVDIKLEDYREATGEFDKVAAIGICEHVGYKNYRTLMEVAHRRLKPHGLFLLHSIGNNASVTTGDPWFDRYIFPGGMLPSAAQLGEAMDGLFVLEDWHNFGPDYDRTLLAWQENVDRHQAQWEQTFDERFFRMWRYYLLSLAGAFRARTIHLWQIVMSKHGLLGGYEAVR, from the coding sequence ATGCACGCACAGCACACCGTTCAGGAATTGCTCGAGCGAGCTCAGGTGCACATCAACGGGACCCAACCGGGTGATATCCAAGTCCACCACGATCAATTCTACGATCGGATCCTGGCCGAGGGCTCGCTCGGGCTCGGCGAGTCCTATATGGATGGCTGGTGGGATGCCAACCGGCTGGACGAGTTCTTTTTCCGGATTCATGCGGTCGAACTCGACAAAGCCGTGCGCGATACGCGGCTGATTCTGAACGGGTTCAAAGCCCGCCTCTTCAATATGCAGACGCCGAGCCGCTCAAAACTTGTGGCGCAACGGCACTACGATCTGAGCAACGAGTTTTACGCACAGATGCTCGGCCCGAGCATGCAATATACCTGTGCCTATTGGAAGGGCGTGAAGAGCCTGGAGGAGGCGCAGGAACAGAAGCTGGATGTGATCTGCCGGAAGCTGCAACTTCAAAAAGGCGACCGTGTGCTGGAGCTGGGGTGTGGGTGGGGCGGGTTCGCCCATTTCGCCGCCTCCAACTATGGCTGTTCGGTGGTGGCCCACAACATTTCCGAGCAGCAGGTCGCCTACGCGCGCCGCTGGTGCGCGGGACTGCCCGTCGACATCAAACTCGAGGACTATCGTGAGGCCACCGGGGAGTTCGACAAGGTGGCGGCCATCGGCATCTGCGAACATGTCGGGTACAAGAATTATCGCACGCTGATGGAGGTGGCCCATCGGCGGCTCAAGCCGCATGGGCTGTTTCTGCTCCACAGCATCGGGAACAATGCCTCGGTGACCACCGGCGATCCCTGGTTCGATCGCTACATTTTCCCAGGCGGTATGCTGCCGTCGGCCGCGCAACTGGGCGAGGCGATGGACGGGCTCTTTGTGTTGGAGGACTGGCATAATTTCGGGCCCGACTATGACCGGACGCTTCTGGCGTGGCAGGAGAACGTCGACCGGCATCAGGCGCAATGGGAGCAGACCTTCGATGAGCGGTTCTTCCGCATGTGGCGGTACTATCTCCTGTCTCTCGCGGGGGCCTTCCGCGCCAGAACCATCCATCTCTGGCAGATCGTGATGTCGAAGCATGGCCTGTTGGGCGGCTATGAGGCGGTGCGCTGA
- a CDS encoding transcriptional regulator, with translation MLAKYIQDAHTDYRRIRQRIPLGPLRTEADYNRAVAVLDEILDKIGQQETHPLADLAEMLGLFIEAYEDAHVPFSDSSASEILRTLMEEHALKQSDLSEIGSQGVVSEILSGKRDLNVRQITQLAARFGVSPALFMPVPKKPTKRPSSRTRVASRR, from the coding sequence ATGCTTGCCAAATACATTCAGGACGCCCATACCGACTACCGCCGCATCCGGCAGCGGATTCCACTCGGTCCGCTACGGACTGAAGCCGATTATAACCGCGCCGTGGCCGTCCTCGATGAAATCCTGGATAAAATCGGTCAGCAAGAAACCCACCCCCTGGCCGACCTGGCGGAGATGCTTGGCCTCTTTATCGAAGCATATGAGGACGCCCATGTCCCCTTCTCCGACTCATCCGCCTCCGAAATCCTCCGCACCTTGATGGAAGAGCATGCGCTCAAGCAATCGGACTTGTCAGAGATCGGCAGCCAGGGCGTCGTCTCAGAAATCCTCTCCGGCAAGCGAGACCTGAACGTCCGCCAAATCACCCAATTGGCCGCCCGCTTCGGTGTCTCACCCGCGCTCTTCATGCCTGTTCCGAAGAAACCCACCAAACGCCCTTCGTCCCGAACACGCGTAGCAAGCCGGCGGTAA
- a CDS encoding DNA cytosine methyltransferase yields MVGIDLFSGAGGMSIGATMAGVRISLAIEADRSAAATYAQNHPNTPVLQKDIRLVDPLSIPQISKLKRTKEPTVIFGGPPCRGFSTSNQRTRSASNPSNWLFREYTRFVKTIHPDWIVFENVRGIIETERGAFLEHIMRELKKIGYTLSFGVLNAKDFGIPQDRSRLFIIGSLHGVSLPLPKGKSHRQITVQEALSDLPELENGASSDMLRYPVKASTSYAKMLRGTLTHCSGHLVTRNASYVLSRYRHIPQGGNWEQIPSRLMKNYADPSRCHTGIYYRLKENEPSIVIGNFRKNMLIHPRQDRGLSVREAARLQSFPDWFRFTGSIGFQQQQVGNAVPPFLAKAIFQELLSINQSGDCT; encoded by the coding sequence ATGGTTGGAATCGATTTATTCTCAGGTGCCGGAGGTATGTCTATCGGTGCTACAATGGCAGGGGTCAGAATTTCCCTTGCCATTGAGGCAGATCGATCTGCAGCGGCAACTTATGCTCAAAATCATCCAAACACCCCAGTCCTCCAAAAAGACATTCGGCTAGTTGACCCACTGAGCATTCCCCAGATTTCCAAACTTAAAAGAACAAAAGAACCAACTGTCATATTTGGCGGCCCACCATGCAGAGGATTTTCAACCTCAAATCAGCGAACCCGCTCAGCTTCAAACCCCTCAAATTGGTTATTTCGAGAATACACACGTTTCGTCAAAACTATCCATCCTGACTGGATTGTCTTCGAGAACGTACGAGGCATTATTGAAACAGAAAGAGGTGCCTTTCTTGAGCATATAATGCGTGAGCTCAAAAAGATTGGCTATACCCTCTCTTTCGGAGTTCTCAACGCTAAGGACTTTGGTATTCCCCAAGACCGATCACGGCTTTTCATCATTGGGTCTCTCCATGGCGTTTCGTTACCACTACCCAAAGGAAAATCCCACCGCCAAATTACGGTACAAGAGGCTTTGAGTGATTTGCCTGAATTGGAAAATGGCGCAAGTTCCGATATGCTTCGGTATCCGGTCAAGGCTAGTACTTCGTATGCAAAAATGTTGCGTGGCACATTGACCCACTGCAGTGGTCATCTTGTAACCCGCAACGCATCCTATGTACTGAGTCGTTACCGCCATATTCCGCAAGGAGGAAACTGGGAACAGATTCCTAGCCGTCTGATGAAAAATTATGCTGATCCTTCCCGATGTCATACTGGGATCTACTACAGACTAAAAGAGAATGAGCCTTCTATCGTAATTGGGAACTTCAGAAAGAATATGCTCATTCACCCAAGGCAAGACCGAGGGCTGTCTGTCCGCGAAGCGGCCAGGCTTCAGTCTTTCCCTGATTGGTTCCGGTTCACCGGATCAATAGGCTTTCAACAACAGCAAGTGGGGAATGCCGTCCCTCCGTTTTTAGCTAAAGCAATTTTCCAAGAACTACTTTCTATTAATCAATCCGGTGATTGCACATGA
- a CDS encoding DUF1810 domain-containing protein: MTDAYNLHRFLDAQAHTYNTVLAELRAGRKRSHWIWFIFPQITGLGRSSMAQQFAIASLDEAKAYIQHAILGPRLRACTQLVLDVEGRSAEEIFGYPDHLKFRSCLTLFSTAATDNALFKDALLKYFDGQPDQLTLDLLVQQ, encoded by the coding sequence ATGACCGACGCTTACAATCTCCACCGCTTCCTCGACGCACAAGCGCACACCTACAACACAGTCCTTGCTGAGCTGCGGGCCGGAAGAAAGCGTAGTCACTGGATCTGGTTTATCTTTCCTCAAATCACAGGTCTTGGCCGCAGTAGCATGGCGCAGCAGTTTGCCATTGCCTCTCTCGACGAGGCCAAGGCTTACATACAGCACGCTATCCTTGGTCCCAGACTCCGAGCATGTACGCAGCTTGTTCTCGACGTGGAGGGGCGTAGCGCTGAAGAGATCTTCGGGTATCCCGACCATCTGAAATTCCGCTCCTGCCTGACCTTGTTTTCGACCGCTGCCACCGACAACGCACTCTTCAAAGACGCCCTGCTCAAGTACTTCGACGGCCAGCCCGACCAACTGACGCTCGATCTTTTGGTGCAGCAATAG
- a CDS encoding nodulation protein NfeD produces MDFPSSPPCLRLLSRLIAVGAMFAVLLTAPLSVRAESSVVLATYDGIINPVSAEYLHDALASAQETKAQALVIRLNTPGGLDTSMRLIIKDLTGATVPVIVYVAPSSGRAASAGVFITMAAHVAAMAPGTNIGAAHPVSVGGGEMDATMKEKVENDSVAYLKSIAEQRGRNAAWAEEAVRKSVSVTEREAVKLKIVDLIAEDIPALLKQLDGRTVPLSSGPAVLHTADATVREFPMGLRLELLKTLSDPNIAYLLMTIGTIGIIAELYNPGAILPGVVGAISLILAFYSFQSLPVNYAGVLLFLLGIVFFILEASVTSYGLLGIGGVVSMLLGSVMLIKTDAEFLQISWSVILPVVLLVGAFSLLIVGMGLRAMGRRPVTGREEMVGLVGIAKTALAPHGQLAVHGELWEATSDQPLRAGDEAEVVRMDGLRLYVKPLSTQKEA; encoded by the coding sequence ATGGACTTCCCGAGCAGTCCTCCCTGTCTGCGGCTCCTGTCCCGGCTCATCGCGGTTGGCGCGATGTTCGCCGTCTTGCTGACTGCCCCGCTTTCTGTGCGCGCCGAATCGTCCGTAGTGCTCGCCACCTATGACGGGATCATCAATCCGGTCTCCGCCGAATATCTGCACGATGCGCTCGCGTCGGCCCAAGAAACGAAGGCGCAGGCGCTGGTCATCCGCCTCAATACGCCCGGCGGCCTCGATACGTCGATGCGGCTCATCATCAAGGATCTGACCGGCGCCACTGTGCCCGTGATCGTCTATGTCGCGCCCTCCAGCGGGCGGGCCGCCTCGGCCGGGGTCTTTATCACGATGGCCGCGCATGTGGCGGCGATGGCGCCCGGCACCAACATCGGCGCCGCCCATCCCGTGTCCGTGGGCGGGGGCGAGATGGATGCGACGATGAAGGAGAAGGTGGAGAACGATTCCGTGGCCTATCTCAAATCAATCGCCGAGCAGCGGGGCCGGAACGCCGCCTGGGCGGAAGAGGCCGTCCGGAAGAGTGTGTCGGTGACGGAACGGGAGGCCGTGAAGCTGAAGATCGTCGATCTGATTGCCGAAGACATCCCGGCGCTGCTCAAACAGCTGGACGGCCGCACGGTTCCCCTCTCCAGCGGACCGGCGGTGCTGCACACGGCGGATGCCACGGTGCGCGAATTCCCGATGGGGCTTCGCCTCGAACTGCTCAAGACGCTCAGCGATCCCAACATCGCCTATCTGCTCATGACCATCGGCACGATCGGCATCATCGCCGAGCTCTATAATCCCGGCGCGATTCTGCCGGGCGTCGTCGGGGCCATCAGTCTGATCCTGGCCTTTTACTCCTTTCAGTCGCTGCCGGTGAACTATGCGGGCGTGCTCTTGTTCCTGCTCGGGATCGTCTTCTTCATTCTGGAAGCCAGCGTGACCAGTTACGGCTTGCTGGGCATCGGCGGGGTCGTGTCGATGCTCCTCGGATCGGTGATGCTAATCAAGACCGATGCGGAGTTTCTGCAGATTTCCTGGTCGGTCATCCTGCCGGTGGTCCTCCTTGTGGGAGCCTTCTCCCTCTTGATCGTCGGCATGGGCCTGCGGGCGATGGGGCGGCGGCCGGTGACCGGCCGGGAGGAAATGGTCGGGCTGGTGGGCATTGCCAAGACGGCGCTGGCGCCGCACGGCCAATTGGCGGTCCATGGCGAACTCTGGGAAGCCACCAGCGACCAGCCGCTCCGGGCGGGGGACGAAGCCGAAGTGGTGCGCATGGATGGCTTGCGATTGTACGTGAAACCCCTCTCCACACAGAAAGAGGCCTGA
- a CDS encoding slipin family protein yields MLFSPFAAVLLVLILILMGFNVLREYERAVIFRWGRLSRGLVGGNGPGVVIILPFIDKLVRVSLRTVAMDVPPQDVITKDNVSVKVNAVIYFRVVDQERAIIQVEDYLYATSMMSQTTLRSVLGQSQLDDLLSKREQINADLQRIIDQQTEPWGIKVTAVEVKNVDLPQEMQRAIARQAEAERERRAKVIHAEGEFEASRRLADAADVISRNPAALQLRYLQTLVEIAAEKNSTTIFPIPIDTIAPFLKGFEKKPEP; encoded by the coding sequence ATGCTGTTCAGTCCATTTGCCGCCGTGCTTCTCGTCTTGATCCTGATTCTGATGGGGTTCAACGTCCTGCGGGAATACGAACGGGCGGTGATCTTCCGCTGGGGCCGGCTGTCGCGCGGGCTCGTCGGGGGCAACGGGCCCGGCGTGGTGATCATCCTGCCGTTTATCGACAAACTGGTGCGGGTCAGTTTGCGCACGGTGGCGATGGATGTGCCGCCCCAGGACGTGATCACCAAGGACAACGTCAGCGTCAAGGTGAACGCCGTCATCTACTTCCGGGTGGTGGACCAGGAGCGCGCCATCATTCAAGTCGAAGATTATCTCTATGCCACCTCCATGATGTCGCAAACGACGCTCCGGAGCGTGCTGGGGCAGAGCCAGCTCGACGACCTGCTGTCGAAGCGGGAGCAGATCAACGCCGACCTCCAGCGGATCATCGACCAGCAGACGGAGCCCTGGGGCATCAAAGTCACCGCCGTGGAAGTGAAGAACGTGGACCTGCCGCAGGAAATGCAACGGGCCATCGCGCGCCAGGCGGAAGCGGAGCGCGAACGGCGCGCGAAGGTTATCCATGCCGAAGGCGAATTCGAGGCCTCGCGCCGCCTGGCCGATGCCGCCGATGTGATCAGCCGCAACCCGGCCGCCTTGCAGCTCCGGTATTTGCAAACGCTGGTGGAAATCGCGGCGGAGAAAAACTCGACGACGATCTTCCCGATCCCCATCGACACCATCGCGCCGTTCCTCAAGGGTTTTGAGAAGAAACCAGAGCCGTAG
- the msrB gene encoding peptide-methionine (R)-S-oxide reductase MsrB, whose product MPPKIDIGPIVKVTKTDEEWKNQLSPLAYRVLRHEDTERAFTSPLHENHLAGLYHCAGCDLPLFSSEHKFDSGTGWPSFWQPIDPKVLETRTDSKFFMTRIEVHCARCGGHQGHVFDDGPKPTGLRYCINGVSLTFVAG is encoded by the coding sequence ATGCCTCCCAAAATCGATATCGGCCCGATTGTGAAAGTCACGAAGACGGACGAGGAATGGAAGAACCAGCTGTCGCCCCTGGCCTATCGGGTGTTGCGGCATGAAGATACGGAACGGGCCTTTACCAGCCCCCTCCATGAGAATCATCTGGCAGGGCTGTACCACTGCGCCGGCTGCGATCTGCCCCTGTTTTCATCCGAACACAAATTCGACAGCGGCACGGGCTGGCCGAGCTTTTGGCAGCCGATCGACCCGAAGGTGCTGGAGACGCGCACCGATTCCAAATTTTTCATGACCCGCATCGAGGTCCACTGCGCCCGCTGCGGCGGCCACCAGGGCCATGTCTTCGACGACGGTCCCAAGCCAACCGGCCTCCGCTATTGCATCAACGGTGTCTCGCTCACGTTCGTCGCCGGCTGA
- a CDS encoding response regulator: MKKTAAGPAGAEQAAGTILVVDDEPAVCYVTGEMLKQQGFPVLCAENGEQALRLFAEHRERIALLLTDIAMPKLSGPQLAQQLRAQRPGLPVLFISGVVSPANFEGIMGGWLITKPYGPSSLAAKIREVLRASVSGL, translated from the coding sequence ATGAAGAAGACAGCGGCCGGTCCAGCCGGAGCGGAACAGGCAGCGGGCACCATCCTGGTCGTCGATGACGAACCGGCGGTCTGTTACGTCACCGGAGAAATGTTGAAACAGCAGGGATTTCCCGTCCTCTGCGCGGAAAATGGCGAGCAGGCCCTGCGCCTGTTCGCGGAGCATCGGGAGCGGATCGCCTTGCTCCTGACGGACATTGCCATGCCGAAGCTGTCAGGACCGCAGCTGGCGCAGCAGCTTCGCGCGCAACGGCCGGGCTTGCCGGTGCTGTTCATTTCCGGGGTCGTGTCGCCGGCCAATTTCGAGGGCATCATGGGCGGATGGCTGATCACGAAACCCTATGGGCCATCCAGCTTGGCGGCAAAGATCCGCGAAGTGTTGCGGGCGTCCGTCTCCGGTTTGTAA
- a CDS encoding DUF4112 domain-containing protein: MTGLSFPDRQVFEEDSMDAGMNDADPERQALRSAAELLAKVLDSAIAIPGTRIRIGLDPLFGMVPGIGDVFASAIGSVILLIAARLQVPKIVLLRMGINLMINGIVGMIPVAGDAFSIWFQSNRLNARLLADYARPSPPRSTAGDWLAVGGVLLVCLSAVVGAMVLVLWLAGQVGQFLQ, encoded by the coding sequence ATGACAGGGCTATCTTTTCCTGACCGTCAGGTGTTCGAAGAAGACTCGATGGATGCGGGGATGAACGACGCGGATCCCGAACGCCAGGCCTTGCGGTCGGCCGCCGAGCTGTTGGCCAAGGTGCTCGACTCGGCGATTGCGATCCCTGGGACGCGGATTCGTATCGGCCTGGACCCGCTGTTTGGGATGGTCCCCGGGATCGGGGATGTGTTTGCCAGCGCGATCGGATCGGTCATTCTCCTCATCGCGGCCCGGCTGCAGGTGCCGAAGATCGTCTTGCTGCGCATGGGGATCAATCTGATGATCAACGGGATCGTCGGCATGATTCCCGTCGCGGGGGATGCGTTCTCGATCTGGTTCCAGAGCAATCGTCTCAATGCGCGGCTCCTGGCGGACTATGCCAGGCCGTCGCCGCCCCGGTCGACGGCGGGCGATTGGCTGGCCGTGGGCGGCGTGTTGCTCGTTTGTCTCAGTGCGGTGGTCGGAGCGATGGTGCTGGTGCTCTGGCTGGCGGGGCAGGTCGGGCAGTTCTTGCAGTAA
- a CDS encoding DsbA family protein produces the protein MPNGGTQRVVLYSDFNCPFCYAMHEQLWELGLAEQVEWRGVQHAPYLPVPMAKWAGAMHAELRQEVAMVGRLAPALPITVPGGKPNTRAAIRTAAAVLARDRQQGESLVRALYGAFWRDGADLSDPALLRSCAGVTEEDLQDASAEVLQTVDRWDDEWRQTGQSGVPLLVGPDGAQLVGFVRASEVVRFVRLV, from the coding sequence ATGCCGAATGGAGGAACACAGCGGGTGGTGCTCTACAGCGACTTCAACTGCCCCTTCTGCTATGCGATGCATGAGCAGTTATGGGAGTTGGGACTTGCCGAACAGGTGGAGTGGCGGGGCGTCCAGCATGCCCCGTATTTGCCGGTGCCGATGGCGAAATGGGCGGGCGCGATGCACGCGGAGCTTCGTCAGGAAGTGGCGATGGTCGGGCGGCTCGCGCCGGCGTTGCCCATTACGGTGCCGGGCGGGAAGCCCAACACGCGGGCGGCGATTCGTACGGCGGCAGCCGTGCTCGCACGCGATCGGCAGCAGGGGGAATCGCTGGTGCGCGCGCTGTATGGCGCTTTCTGGAGAGACGGAGCCGATCTCTCGGATCCTGCCCTGCTCAGGAGTTGCGCGGGGGTGACCGAAGAGGATCTGCAGGATGCTTCTGCGGAGGTGCTGCAGACGGTAGACCGATGGGATGATGAGTGGCGGCAGACGGGGCAATCCGGCGTGCCTCTGCTGGTGGGGCCGGATGGAGCGCAATTGGTCGGGTTCGTCCGGGCCTCGGAGGTGGTGCGATTTGTCCGGCTCGTTTGA
- a CDS encoding ATP-binding protein: protein MSLPSPSQHEPQDGGEVTWMPTREDAQLLLEASGECVFLTDREGRILALNPMAQQMVGRTRQVLGLSFHDLMGCLLPADHAPALCPVEHVVQTGEVMMLVSHLWKRGDLHYELSSSFWPRLQRGRRIGAVIVCRDLTSAIEAQRDVQRVAHLAEDAPNPIVEFEADGTMRYANAAMVELITQCGALHTGVEAVLPANLSAILRNCLSARAPSARIEHAVAGRVIAWSFFPLGELEQVRAYGLDITADVALRRAKEAAEESARAKGIFLATMSHELRTPMNGVLGCTQLLQDTSLTESQRQLIQTMERSAQALLGLVNDILDFSKVEAGKLTLETAEVDLRSLIEDVVTLVSELARQKGLALAVKVAPGVPQELRGDPVRLRQLLFNLVGNAIKFTETGGVEVSVEQPESTGDMAGRMLLRWSVTDTGIGMTEEQQARLFQAYSQADASTARRFGGTGLGLMICRQLVELMDGEITVQSRIGQGTTFCYTTVLSLPLERTVGGPADSGIRRNAVPRVLVADDNEINQVVASKFLQKLGYQVEVVPNGREAVEMLACASYDAVLLDCDMPEMDGYEAARLIRQREQERGTRVPIIALTGHVSQDAIDRCRQAGMDDVMTKPVTLTVLRTMLDRFLEGPTP from the coding sequence ATGAGTCTTCCCTCTCCGTCACAACACGAGCCTCAGGACGGCGGCGAGGTCACGTGGATGCCGACCCGTGAGGATGCCCAGCTTCTTCTGGAGGCGTCTGGGGAATGTGTGTTTCTTACCGATCGCGAGGGCCGCATTCTGGCCCTCAATCCCATGGCACAACAGATGGTGGGCCGGACGCGCCAGGTGCTGGGCCTGTCGTTTCATGATCTGATGGGCTGTCTGTTGCCGGCAGACCACGCCCCGGCCCTCTGTCCGGTGGAGCATGTGGTGCAGACAGGCGAAGTCATGATGCTGGTGTCGCACCTGTGGAAGCGCGGCGACCTCCACTATGAACTGTCGAGCTCGTTCTGGCCTCGCCTGCAGCGGGGCAGACGGATCGGCGCGGTGATTGTCTGCCGCGATCTGACATCCGCGATCGAGGCGCAGCGCGATGTGCAGCGGGTGGCACACCTGGCCGAGGATGCGCCGAACCCGATTGTCGAGTTCGAGGCCGATGGGACGATGCGGTATGCGAACGCCGCGATGGTGGAGCTCATCACGCAATGCGGGGCGCTCCACACCGGCGTCGAGGCGGTGTTGCCGGCCAACCTGTCCGCCATTCTCCGCAACTGTCTGAGCGCGCGCGCCCCGTCGGCCCGGATCGAGCATGCGGTGGCCGGCCGCGTCATTGCCTGGTCCTTCTTTCCGCTCGGGGAATTGGAGCAAGTCCGCGCTTACGGCCTCGATATCACGGCGGACGTCGCCTTGCGGCGGGCGAAGGAAGCGGCGGAGGAGTCGGCCCGAGCCAAGGGGATTTTTCTGGCCACGATGAGCCACGAACTGCGCACGCCGATGAACGGGGTGCTGGGCTGCACGCAACTGTTGCAAGACACCTCCTTGACCGAGTCCCAGCGGCAATTGATCCAGACGATGGAGCGATCGGCCCAAGCCCTGCTGGGGCTGGTGAATGACATTCTCGACTTTTCGAAGGTTGAAGCGGGCAAGCTGACGCTGGAGACGGCGGAGGTGGATCTGCGGTCGTTGATCGAGGATGTGGTCACGCTGGTTTCGGAGCTGGCCAGGCAGAAAGGCCTGGCGCTGGCGGTCAAGGTTGCGCCCGGCGTTCCCCAGGAGCTGCGCGGCGATCCTGTCCGGCTGCGGCAGTTATTGTTCAATCTCGTCGGCAATGCCATCAAGTTTACCGAGACGGGTGGCGTGGAGGTTTCCGTCGAACAACCTGAATCCACCGGGGATATGGCGGGCCGGATGCTGTTGAGATGGAGCGTGACGGACACCGGCATCGGCATGACGGAGGAACAGCAGGCGCGATTGTTCCAGGCCTACTCGCAAGCGGATGCCTCGACGGCGCGCCGGTTTGGCGGAACCGGCCTCGGGCTGATGATTTGCCGCCAGCTGGTGGAGCTGATGGATGGCGAGATCACCGTGCAGAGCCGGATCGGACAGGGCACCACGTTTTGCTATACGACGGTCTTGTCGCTGCCGCTCGAACGGACTGTGGGCGGGCCTGCCGACAGCGGGATCCGGCGGAACGCCGTGCCAAGAGTCCTGGTTGCCGATGACAATGAGATCAATCAAGTGGTGGCGAGCAAATTCCTGCAGAAACTCGGATATCAGGTCGAGGTGGTGCCTAACGGGCGGGAGGCCGTCGAGATGCTGGCCTGCGCCTCGTATGACGCGGTGTTGCTGGATTGCGACATGCCGGAGATGGACGGCTATGAGGCCGCGCGTTTGATTCGGCAGCGGGAACAGGAGCGCGGCACCCGGGTGCCGATCATTGCGCTGACCGGGCATGTGTCGCAGGATGCCATTGACCGGTGCCGGCAGGCCGGCATGGATGACGTGATGACCAAGCCTGTGACGCTCACGGTGCTGCGAACCATGCTCGACCGTTTTCTGGAAGGCCCGACGCCATAG